The following is a genomic window from Caproiciproducens sp. CPB-2.
TGCGTCAGCCGCACAATGACCCTCGCTTTATTGCCGGAATCCGCCGCCTTCATCAGATACCCTTTTTCCTCAAGCTTCTTTACCATTTGAGAAACAGCTCCCTTTGTCACCCGAATGGACTTGGCAATATCGGAGATACAGTAACTTTCGTTGCTTCCGATAAAATCAATCAAATGTATTTCAGCAATAAAAAGCTCATGATCCGTACCAAAAGTGCGGGATCTTCTATCGTATTTATTAAATTGTTCCACGGCATCCAGGAGACGCCTTGAGATTTTCTGCGCATCGTATTGCTTTTCCATGTTCTCAATTGTATACCTGCTAAACCCTGTTGTCAAGGAGTTTTGAAAACCAGGAAAAGTCTATAAAGCCGTAAATTACAAGCCCTCCCTGTTGTAAAGGAGGAACAAAACTGCTTCTCTCCGGCAACAGGAAGGGTTCTATCAAAATGTTATGGCTGTCGTTGAAGCAAGCGGATTTTGCCCGTATGCATCGCCAACATTTTCATATTATAATACAGTTATCTTACGTAGCTGATATCATCGTCACGGCGCTCTTTGGGAGCCGGTGCATTTTCACTCGGATACCCCACGGTAACGCAGCCGAACGGAATGTACTGATCGGGCAGCTTGAGGCGCTTTAGGATGCGCTCGTCGCGCAGGCCGTCGTTGACCGAACAGATATAGCAGCTTCCCAGCCCGTATGCCTGGGCGGCAAGCATGATATTCATGATCGCGCAGGAACAATCCTCGCGGTTATATTTCGCCGATTCCGGGGCCGACAAAACAACGACGGTGGGAGCGTTGTAGAACGGCACATGGCCCGGTACGAATTTCGCGCCGTTTTCCACAGCGACGGAGACAATATCCGCAAGCAGCTGTTTATTCTGAATCACGGTAAAATGCCTTGCCTGCATCCCCATGGTTGACGGGGCAAATTTTGCCGCGAGTAAAATATCTGTCAGCTCTTCCTCTGAAATCTGCTCAGGCCGATAAGCGCGAACCGCCCGCCTGTCGAGCAAAGCCTCTATGGTATGGTTGAGTATCACTGTGAATTCCTCCTTAATCACTCGTATGCCGTTTGGCACACAATCCATTTTAATATAAATTGTTTCAATTATATCTTACCTTCGATTATTTATCAATCCATTTGTGTTAAATACAAATTAAAAAACCCAAAGATTTATTTTAAAAAAAGGATTGACAAATTTCTGGTTTTTGGTATAATTATTCTTGCTGTTTGAAATATTTTGATGCGGAATTGTGTAAAGGTAGCACGACAGACTCTGACTCTGTTTGTGAGGGTTCGAATCCTTCTTCCGCAGCCATGGCCCCAGTTTTGGGGCCGCATTTTTCGAGGTGTGGCTCAGCTTGGTAGAGCGCTACGTTCGGGACGTAGAGGCCGCTGGTTCGAATCCAGTC
Proteins encoded in this region:
- a CDS encoding MarR family winged helix-turn-helix transcriptional regulator, giving the protein MEKQYDAQKISRRLLDAVEQFNKYDRRSRTFGTDHELFIAEIHLIDFIGSNESYCISDIAKSIRVTKGAVSQMVKKLEEKGYLMKAADSGNKARVIVRLTQKGQKAFEEHRRYHKELDGKVSDVVQNYDGQKRAVICEFLEEIQKKWE
- a CDS encoding nitroreductase family protein → MILNHTIEALLDRRAVRAYRPEQISEEELTDILLAAKFAPSTMGMQARHFTVIQNKQLLADIVSVAVENGAKFVPGHVPFYNAPTVVVLSAPESAKYNREDCSCAIMNIMLAAQAYGLGSCYICSVNDGLRDERILKRLKLPDQYIPFGCVTVGYPSENAPAPKERRDDDISYVR